CTCGGGCGCATGGTCGCGGGCGACGCCGACAGTTATCGTTACCTGGTGGAATCCATACGGGTGCATCCCGACCAGGAAACGCTTGCCGAAATGATGCGCGAGGCCGGGTTCGAGAACGTGCGCTGGCACAACCTGTCGGGCGGCGTCGTCGCGCTGCACATCGGCTTTCGCTACTAGGAGGCCTGCGCTTGTTCGCGAAACTGGCCACCTCGCTGGAAGGCGTGCTGAACCGCAATCTTCACGCTTCGCTGACCGCGCGCCGCGCGGCGGCCGAACTGGAGGGACTGTGCATGGACATGGGCGTATCGGCGTCGCAGCCGATGCTGCGCATCAGCATGGAAGACGGCCGCCTGCGGTTCACCGAGCCCGACGAAAAGCCCTCCGGAGTCACGCTGTCCGGCGGCTGGCGCCGCTTGCTGGAACTGCTCGGCGGCGATCACGCGGGGCCGGGACTCGACTTGCGGGGCGATCCCGCCGTGGCCGAAGGATTCGCCCGGCTCCTCAAGCACTGCCGGCCCAGCCCGGAAGAGGAACTGGCCCGTTTCACCGGCGATGCCTTTGCCCATGAGGCGGGCGACGCCGCCAGGGCCGCCACCGCGTGGGCAGGCGAGGCGGCCGGATCATTGCGGCGCAACCTGCGCGATTTCGTCCAGGAAGAGGCACGCTTCTCGCCGACGCGGGTGGAGTTCGACGCCTTCTCGGGTGAAGTGGAGCAGCTTCGCGACAGCGTCGCGCGTATCGGCGCGCGGATCGAGGCCCTGGGCAGGGGCCGGACCCGATAGCCGACGGGGCCGCGGAATCCGGTTCAGTCGTGCGCCTGTTGTTCCGAATCATTGGGATCGTGCGCCTGCTGGCGCGTTACGGCCTGTTGCGGGATGCCGGCGTCGCGCGCCCTCTGCGCGTGCCCGCATGGTTGCTGCTGGCGCGGCGCAGGCTCAAGGGCGAATCGCGCGGCCGGCGCTTGCGCGAGGCGCTGCAAGACCTCGGCCCGATCTTCGTCAAGTTTGGGCAGAACATTTCCACCCGCCCCGACCTTCTCCCGCAGGACATAGCGGAGGAGCTGGCGCGGCTACAGGATGACGTACCGCCATTCCCGGCGGAAGAAGCGCGCGAACTGCTGGGCGGCTTCTACGGACGTCCGGTGGAAGAAGTATTCGCCGAATTCGAGCCGGAAGCGCTGGCGGCCGCCTCGATTGCGCAGGTCCATGCCGCGTGCCTGCCGGACGGCGAGGAAGTCGTGGTCAAGCTGCTGCGCCCGGGCATCCGCGCGCGCATCGGCCGCGACGTGGAGTTGCTCTACGGCGTGGCGCGGCTGGCCAGCGCATGGTGGCCGTCCACCTACCGCCTGCGCCTGGTCGAAGTCGTCGAGGAATATGAGCGCACGCTCGGCTACGAACTGGACCTGACCCGCGAGGGGGCCAACGCCGCGCGCCTGAAGCGCAGCTTTGCCGGCTCCGACATCATCCACGTGCCGGCCGTGTACTGGGACTACTGTCGACCGGACGTGCTGGTCATGGAGCGCATACACGGCGCCCCCATCCGGGACGTGCAGGCGCTCAAGGACGCCGGCGTGGACATTCCGGAGCTGGCCGCCCGGGGCGTGCAGATCTTTTTCACCCAGGTGTTCCGGGACAGCTTCTTCCATGCCGACATGCATCCCGGAAACGTGTTCGTGGACATCAGCGATCCGAAGAACCCCCGCTACGCCGCCGTGGATTTCGGCATCGTGGGAATACTCGACGAGCGCGACCATCACTACCTGGGCCAGACGCTGCTGGCCTTCTTCGAGCAGGACTATGCGCGCCTGGCGCGGCTGCACCTGTACTGGGGATGGGTCGCGCCCGATGCGCGCGCCGAGGACCTGGAGGCTGCCTTCCGGGTCATCGGGGAGCCGATCTTCGCCAGGCCGCTGAGCGAATGCAGCTTCGGAAGGGTCCTGGGCCGGATCTTCGCCACCGCCCAGGAATTCGACATGCACCTGCAGCCGCAGATGCTGCTGCTGCACAAGACGCTGCTCAACATCGAGGGCCTGGGCCGGGAGCTCTATCCCGAACTGGACCTGTGGGAAACCGGCTATCCGCTGCTGAAGAAGTGGATGGCGCGCCGCGCCGAACCCGGCCGTGTGATGAAGGAGCTTCGGCGCGACCTGCCAGAGTTGCGGTACGCCGTTCAGCGCCTGCCCCGCGCACTCCACCGCCTGCTGGACAGGGCCGAAGGAGCGCCGAGCCGGCGTCGCGAACGCCGTCCGGAAGGGAGGCGAAGGCTGTGGCGGCAGCTGACCGGCTGCACGCTGCTGCTCGTGGGGGCCGTGCTGCTGGGTCTTCAGGCCCAGCCGCCGTTCCTGTCCTGGCTGGCCGGCGCGGCCGGCCTGCTCCTGGTGCTCAGCGCCCGCCCGCGCGCCTAACCGGCGCTTCGATTCAGGCGCGCAGCGAGCGGAGGAAGTCGCCGGGGTCCTCGCCGCGCTCGAGGCAGTCCACGACCGCCGAGCCCACGATAACGCCGTCCGCCACGCTCGCCAGCGTGCGCACCTGCTCGGCGCTGCGCACGCCGAAGCCCGCGCACACGGGAAGCGTCGAACACTCGCCGACCGTTTGCAAGTAGGCTGTCATTTCATCCGACACCCGGCGCTCGCCGCCGGTCACGCCGGTGACCGTCACGGCATAGACGAATCCGCCGCTGCCCCCGCACAGGGTCCGCATCCGCTCGGCGGGAGTGGCCGGCGTGACCATCTGGACCAGCCCGACGCCGTGATCCTCAAACAGTTCACGGACGCTGTCGCATTCCTCCCAGGGCAGGTCGGGCACGATCAGGCCGCCCACATGGCACTCGCCGCAGCGCTCGGCGAGGTTCTCCAGGCCGTAGGCCAGCAGCGGGTTGTAGTAGCTCATCAGCACCAGAGGCGCGCCCGGATCGCCATGCGCCTTCAGTTCTCGCAGGATCCAGTCGAGCGAAACGCCGTTGGCGAGGGCCGCTTCGCTGGCGCGCTGGATGGTCACGCCGTCTGCCATCGGATCGGAGAACGGAACTCCGATCTCCACGACATCGCCAGCATCTGCAAGCTGCTCAAGAATCGAATGAAACTCCCCCGCGCTCGGATGTCCCGCAGAGAAAAAAGGAAGCAGGGCAGGCCGCCGGGCTTCAAGGATGGCGCGTCGGATTCGTTCGGCGCCGGGCATCGTACTACTCACGAAGCCGTACTGTAGGTCAAGGCAACCGCGTCTGACAAACGAAGACATCCGGCGTGGCGCAGCGGGCTTTGCAACCCTGTACCCATGGACGGCATCCACTTAGGTACTGGTCTTGCAGACAACAGGGGAAACAAATGAGACGCTTGGCGGGCATTGCAGGCACCTTTCTTCTTGTCGGTTGCACCGGATTTTCGGATCCCAGCGGTGCGATTGTGGACCTTAAGGGAGTGGACAGGGAGCAATATGAAGCGGACCTGGCGGATTGTCAGGACTATGCGAACGAAGTACCGCTGGGGAAACATGTCGGCACCGGCGCTGTTGCCGGCGCTGTTGTTGGTGCGGCAGGGGCGGCCGTCTCCGGAGCCAATACGACGGGTATAGGGCAATCGGCTGGTGTCGGCGCGGTCTATGGCGGGACGATCAGAGGATTGGGAGCCGTGGGCGAGAAACAACAGGTCCTGCGCGAGTGCATGCGGGGCCGGGGCTATCGCGTCCTCAACTCCAGACACTACGGGCGTTCGACGCATTGTTGCGTGAATAGTGTGCCGCCGGTTGCCGTAATTCGATAAAGGAAGGGATCGCGCGGGCAGCGCAGGTTGCAGGCGCCAGCCCGAGGTATCGTGGCTACCCGACTGCCTGAGTAGTGAGCGTGGGCATGTCCTTGTCGCCGCGGCCGGAAAGACCGATCAGTAAGCGCGTGCCGGGATTCTCCGCCGCCCAGCGGCGCGCGGCGAAAAAGGCGTGGGCCGGCTCCAGCGCCGGCAGTATGCCTTCCAGCCTGCAGCATTCGGCCAGACTCTCCAGCGCCTCGGAGTCGTCCGCCGTCACATAACGGACCCGGCCGAGCGCCTGCAGCAGCGCATGCTCCGGGCCGACGCCCGGGTAGTCCAGCCCGGCGGAAATCGACGAGGTTTCCAGCACCTGGCCGTCGTCGTCGTAGAGCAGCATGGAATAGCTGCCGTGCAGGACGCCGGGCCGCCCGGCCGACAGCGACGCGGCGTTTTCTCCGGGGCCGAGTCCCTTTCCACCGGCCTCCACGCCGAAGATGCGAACCTTCTCGTCGCCGAGAAAGGCGTGGAACAGGCCGATGGCGTTGGAACCGCCGCCGACGCAGGCGAATAAAGCGTCAGGCAGTCCCCCGGCCTGTTCGGCGAACTGCGAGCGTGCCTCGTCGCCGATGATTCTCTGCAATTCGCGCACCAGCCAGGGATAGGGATGCGGACCCACTGCCGAACCCAGCAGGTAGTAGACGCCCTCGGGATCGGCCACCCAGGTTCGAAAGGCCTCGTCGGTAGCCGCTCGCAGGGTCCTGTCCCCCTTGTCCACGGCCACGACCTCGGCGCCCAACTGGTGCATGCGCTGGACGTTGGGGGCCTGCCGTTCCATGTCGAGCACACCCATGTACACGCTGCAGGGCAGCCCCACGCGCGCACAGGCGGCCGCGGCCGCCACGCCATGCTGTCCCGCGCCGGTTTCCGCCACCACCCGGCGGGCCCCGAGCTTGAGCGCCAGGTGCGCCTGGCCCAGGGCGTTGTTGATCTTGTGCGCGCCGGTGTGGGCCAGGTCCTCGCGCTTGAGCCAGACCTGCGCGCCCCAGGCTTTTTCGAGGCCGCGGGCCCGGGTCAGCGGCGTCGGACGGCCGATCCATTGGCGCCGCTCCTTGTCCAGGGCCTCACATGCGCCGGCGTCGGCGAAGAATTGGCGCGCTGCCTTCTCCAGACGGGACAGCGCGGGCATCAGCGTTTCCGGCGCGAAGCGACCGCCGAAGGGCCCGAAGCGGCCGTTGCCGTCCGGCAGGTCGCCGCGGAGCAGGGCGTCGAGCAGCGAGCGCCCTTCGGAAGCACCGATCTTCATCAGGCCAGGTCCGCCTCCCGGGCAGCGCGAATGAAGGCGCGAACCTGCCGGGGGTCCTTCACGCCGGCGCTTGACTCCACGCCGGAACTCACGTCCACGCCCCATGGACGCACGCGGCGAACGGCCTCGCCGACATTCTCGGGATCAAGGCCGCCGGCCAGCATCACCCGGGTGCGGCGGGCCAGGAGCGCTGCCCGCTCCCAACTCGGCGGACGCCCCTTGCCGCTTACGGCGCTCTCGAAAAGGCAGGGTATTTCAATCGAAAAATTGTCGGTATCGAATCGCTCATGGTCCCGGTACACAGGCAGCCTCCCGACATCCTCGGGCAGGCGCAGTTCCGCCAGGCAGTCGGCATCCGCCTGCAGTGAATCCGGTCTGAAACCTTCCAACACCTCGTCCCACTCCGCTTGTTGCGGGCGCAGCATAACCGCAACGCGCTGCACGTGCCCGGGAACCGGTCCGGCCAGCGCCGTCGCCCGCTGCGGAGACAGGAACCGTGGTGAGGGTGGATGGAAATTGAAGCCGATCGCATCGGCGCCCGCCTCCACCGCCGCCTCCACCGCATCGTGACGGGTCACCCCGCAGATTTTCACGAACAGGCTCACGGCTGCCTTCTCCGGCGGCCCTCGGCCAGCATGGCGGCGGTCAGCTCTTGTGGGTCCGCAGCGCGCATCAGGGCCGTGCCGATCAGCAGGCCGTCCCAGCCGCGGGCGGCCAGTTCGCCCGCCTGCCGCGCATCCTCGATTCCGCTCTCGGCAATCATCCGGTAGCCGCCTGCGTTTTGGGGGTCCACGCGCCCGAACCGCTCACGATCAACCTCCAGGGTCCGCAGGTCGCGGCAATTCAGTCCCAGCAATATCTTGTCCCGTGGCGCGTCAACGCGCCCGGCCATTTCCCGCGCACGCTCCAATTCCGCGTCCCCGAACGCCTCCAGCAGCGAAAACATGCCGCAGGCCAGGGCGGTGGCGAGCATCGCTTCGGTGTTCACGTCATCGGTCATGCCGACAATCAGCAGCACGCCCGACGCGCCATGCAATCGCGCCTCCAGCACCTGGTAAGGATCGACCAGAAAATCCTTGCGCATGACGGGTATGTCCCCGGCGGCCTTGGCGATGTCCGCCAGCAACTCGAGCGACCCGCCGAAGCGGCTGGGTTCGGTCAGGACCGACAGCGCGGCCGCGCCCGCCGAAGCGTATTGCCGGGCAAACGCGGCCGGCGAGAAATCGGCGCCGGCCAATCGGCCCTCGCTGGGGGAGCGCGGCTTGATCTCCGCGATCAGGTCAAAACCATGAGGCGAGAAGCCGATGGCCCGCGGAAGCGGCAGCCGCTCGACCCGGCGGCGCAGCTCGTCCTCGGCCATGTGCTCCTTCGCCTCGGCGGAACGCCGGCAGCTGGATTCCGCCATGCGCTCGAGAAATTCGCCGCTCATGGCGCCGCCGCTCGCATGTCCTCCAGCAGGCCGCCCGCCGCGCCCGCCTGCAGTGCGTCCCGCGCCGTGCCCAGGCCTTCGCGCAGGCTGCTTGCCGCGCCCACGAGTTCCAGCACCAGGCCCGCCTGCAGCACCAGCGCGTCGCTCAGCGCTTCCGCTCCCTCGCCGCGCAGGGCGCCCTCCAGTGTGGCGGCGTTGTAATCGCGCTCACCGCCCGCCAGGTCGGATGGCTTGCAGCGCGGAATACCGAAGTCGGCTGGGTCCACGCTGCGATTGCGCATCTCGCCGGGACGCACGTCGATCAGCAGGAAACGGCCCACGGGCGTGGGCTCGTCCCAGCCCGGTTCGCCGTGCACGACGAAGCAGCGCTCGATGTCGAGGCCGCTCAGGGTATCCGCCATCAGGGCTGCCGCTTCGCGGCTGAACGCGCCCACCAGCATGAAGGGAGGCCGCGCCGGATTGGCCAGTGGGCCCAGCAGATTGAATACCGTGCGCACGCCAATCGCCGCCCGGATCGGCGCGATCGACTTCATCGCCGGGTGAAAATACGGCGCGAACATGAAGGCGAAGCCGTGGGCTTCGAGCGACCCCGTAACCTCTTCGGCCGTATTCGGCCAGGCCACGCCCAGCGCCTGCAGCACGTCGGCGCTGCCGGTCTTGCTGGACACCGCCCGGTTGCCGTGCTTTGCGATGCGCACCCCGCAGGCGGCCGCCAGCAGTCCTGCCCCCGTGGACAGGTTGATGCTGCCGGAACCGTCGCCGCCGGTGCCGACCACATCGGCAACGGGCCCGCCCGCCGGCAGTTCCGGGCGGATCGCCAGCTCGCGCATCGCCCGCGCGAAACCGCGCAACTCCGCGGCGCTCTCTCCTTTCAGACGCAGCGACGCGAGCAGCGCGCCGGCCAGCGCCGGTTCGGCTTCGCCTCCGGCCAGTTCGCGCATCGCGGCCTCGGCCTGGCCCTCGGAGAGGTCGTCGCCGGCCAGCAGCCGTTCCAGCATGGAACGGAGCGTTTGAGTCTGGGCGTTCACTGCGTGCTTCGAGGAGGCGCCTAGAGCGAGTACATCATGGGCAGCAGCAGGGAGAAGCCCAGCCACATAATCAGGGTGAGCGGCGCGCCGATGCGCAGAAAGTCCAGGCGCCGGTAGCCTCCCGCGCTCATGATCAGCAGGTTGGTCTGGTAGCCGATCGGCGTGAGGAAGCTCATGTTGGCGCCGAATATCACCGCCAGGATGAAGGGCTCCACCGGCGCGCCGAGGCCGGTGGCGAACGAGTACGCGATCGGCGTTCCGATGATGGCCGCGGCGTTGTTGGAGACGATGTTGGTCAGTATCGCCATCAGAAGCATCAGGCCGCTGAGTATCAGCGGAATCGGCAGGTCGCCCGAAAGCACCACGAACACCTGCGCCAGCCAGTCGGCTGCGCCGGTCTTGATCAGGGCCTGGCCGAGGCTCAGGCTGGCCACGATGATGATGGTCAGAGGCACGTTGAAAGCGTCCCGCACGTTCCTCCAGCTCAGGCACTTGGCCGCGATCATCAGTCCGGCTCCGGTCACGGCAGTGAGCACGATCGGTACCCAGCCCAGCGCCGCCGGGACGATGATGGCGGCCATGATCCCCACCGCGGCCTTGGCCCGGCCGGCGCGGGGAAGTTCCACGACCCGTCCCAGCACCAGCATTGCGGATTCCGTGGCGAGGCGGCGGATTTCGGCGCGCGATGCCTGCACCAGCAACACGTCTCCGGTGTTCAGCCGCGCGTTCAGCAAGTCGTGCGTGGGCGCCTCGCGCGCGCCGGCGCGATGGATGGCCAGCGGCACCAGCCCGTAGATCTCGTCCAGGTGCGCCGCGCGCACGCTGCGCTTGTCCAGCGGCGAGCCCCGCGTCACCACGAGTTCCGCGATCTGCTGGGGTTCGTCGCGGAACCGGTCCTGGCCATGCGGCAACGAGGCGCCGAGCGTCTCTTCATATTCGCTCAGGCGCTCCATCGTGTCGCGAACGAACAGCCGGTCGCCCGCCCTGATCTGCAGCGTGTCAAGCCCGTGAAGGAACACGTTGTTGCCGCGCACGATCCGGGTAATCAGCATTTCATTGTTGGTGCGGGCCCGAATCTCCGCGACCGTCTTGCCGTCCGCGAATCCGCCGGGTTCGATGATCAGCGTGGAGGTAAAGAGAAGATTGGCCTTGGCCAGCGGCAGCGTACGCTCCGGCACCAGGCGGGGCGCAACGAGCCACAGGAACACCATGGCAACGCTTCCCACCAGCAGCACCGGCAGGCTGAAGGAGAACATTCCGAAAGTGGGCAGTCCGAGGTCCTGCTCGGCCAGCTTCACGACCAGCAGATTGGTGGACGTGCCGATCACCGTGGACATGCCGCCGATCAGGGTCGCGAATCCCATCGGCAGGAGAATCGACGACGGCGCCTGTTTGGCGTGCAGCGCCGCGGCTGTAAGCACCGGAAGCAGCATCACCACCACCGGCGTGTTGTTGACGAACGCGCTGAAAGCGGCCGAGCCGACCAGCGTCAGCAGCGCGGCGAGCAGCGGCTGGCGGGTCCAGAGCCGGGTGAAGAACAGGGCCACCGGTCGTAGCGCGCCGGTGGTCTCGAGACCCTTGCCGGCCACCAGCAGCGCCGTAATCGTAACGAGCGCTTCATGGCCCAGGTTAAGCAGGAAGTCCGTCGGCCGGATAAGTTCGCCGTCCTGCTCCAGCGGCCAGAAATGGAACGCCAGCAGCAGCAGCAGCAACACGCCCATGCCGGCGGTTTCCAGAGGAATCCGGTCACGGGTAAACAGGTACAGCGCGAACACGGTGAGCAGCATCACCATCACCGCGTGTGCGCCCGGGAACTCCGGCAAGGCTTGATCCCCCCAGTAAAACGGAGGCCGCTATGGTAGCAGCCCCGGTGTTGCCGGAGATGGTTGCTTCAGGGGCCCTGACCGGCACGCAGCAAGGCCCAGGTCGAACGGAGCAGGCGCTCATAATCGGCCCGGTCGAGAAGCGAGCGAACCCGGCTGCCGTGCATCGTGAGGTTGTCCGCAACACGCACGAGCGGCAGCAGATTCAGCCACTTGCGGGCCGGAATGGCGTTTGCCCGGCGCGGCAGTACGCAATACGGCGACAGCGCCAGGAGTTGGCGGTGACGCGGGCTGCGCCGGGAGATGATCCGGCGAGCGCGGACGTCTCCGTAGCGCGGGGCAAGCGCGCGCACCAGTTGTTCCGCATTGAGCGCCGGGTACGGCCCCCGCTCCCGAGCCAGGCGCAGGGATTCGCGTAGCAACTGGCGCTTGAACAGCGTCAGCCAGCGTTGCAGGAGCCGCAGCGTGGAGAAGGACGCCGGATCCAGCCCGTGGCGCAATACCAGGTCCCCGATCCCGGTGACGTGCGCGGCCAGCCGGCGATTGGCCAGGGCGTCGCGGCGCAGTTGCTCCGAAGGCCATGTCACGGCATCGATCAGGTTGTCGGCCAGCCGCACTCCAACCCGAACCAGCTTCTTGAGGTGTTGCGTGCCGCGCTCGATCTGCTCCAAGGGGATCGCGCTCAAGTCGAACTGCATGCCCAGCCAGGCGGTATCGGCTGGGGCCTCGAACAGGCTCAGCGGCATGATCGTGTCCGGCCTCTCGCTACCCATCAGGTCCGTAAGCGGCTGCTTTTGGCCCGCAAGGACCAGGTCGATGCGCGGGTTGACGTGACTGGCGCAAACCAGTTCCTCCCACAGCGCTTCCTCGCGGAAGGTTCCCGCGTCCACCCGCAACGCCGTGCGCGGGCCTGCTCCGCCCGGATCCTGCACGGCCTTCAGCAGGGTGCGGCATGCCGGATGTTCGGCACGAAGCGAAAAGACCACCGGAGGAACCTCGGGCAGGACCTCGGACTGCTTTCGGATCTCGCGGATCAGCGCGTCGAGCCAGGCGCCGAAATGATCCGGGACAATCCCGGAGAGGTCGATCCCGATCGCGACGTCCCGCTCTCCGGGTTGCGCAAGGCAGTCGCGAAATGCCCCTAGCGCAGGACCGCCGGAACCGGGCGATTCGTCCGGGCCGACCCGCATGCGGAAGGCATATTGTCCGGAGACGGCATGGCTTGTCGCAAGCGGATCCCCGGCATCGAACGGCAGCGGCCCGATGGTTTCGCCGCTGAGCAACCGCTCGAAGTAGCCGCGCCAGCGCTGGGGCTCCGCTTCGCCGCGCACGGCTATCGCCGCCAGTGCGCGCGCATGCTCCAGCCGCCCGCCATTGCCGATCGTCCGCGGATCCATGCTTCGAATGTGCCGCTCGAATGCCGGCCCGGCAATCGGG
This sequence is a window from Gammaproteobacteria bacterium. Protein-coding genes within it:
- a CDS encoding indole-3-glycerol-phosphate synthase; translation: MSGEFLERMAESSCRRSAEAKEHMAEDELRRRVERLPLPRAIGFSPHGFDLIAEIKPRSPSEGRLAGADFSPAAFARQYASAGAAALSVLTEPSRFGGSLELLADIAKAAGDIPVMRKDFLVDPYQVLEARLHGASGVLLIVGMTDDVNTEAMLATALACGMFSLLEAFGDAELERAREMAGRVDAPRDKILLGLNCRDLRTLEVDRERFGRVDPQNAGGYRMIAESGIEDARQAGELAARGWDGLLIGTALMRAADPQELTAAMLAEGRRRRQP
- the trpD gene encoding anthranilate phosphoribosyltransferase; the encoded protein is MNAQTQTLRSMLERLLAGDDLSEGQAEAAMRELAGGEAEPALAGALLASLRLKGESAAELRGFARAMRELAIRPELPAGGPVADVVGTGGDGSGSINLSTGAGLLAAACGVRIAKHGNRAVSSKTGSADVLQALGVAWPNTAEEVTGSLEAHGFAFMFAPYFHPAMKSIAPIRAAIGVRTVFNLLGPLANPARPPFMLVGAFSREAAALMADTLSGLDIERCFVVHGEPGWDEPTPVGRFLLIDVRPGEMRNRSVDPADFGIPRCKPSDLAGGERDYNAATLEGALRGEGAEALSDALVLQAGLVLELVGAASSLREGLGTARDALQAGAAGGLLEDMRAAAP
- the trpB gene encoding tryptophan synthase subunit beta, producing MKIGASEGRSLLDALLRGDLPDGNGRFGPFGGRFAPETLMPALSRLEKAARQFFADAGACEALDKERRQWIGRPTPLTRARGLEKAWGAQVWLKREDLAHTGAHKINNALGQAHLALKLGARRVVAETGAGQHGVAAAAACARVGLPCSVYMGVLDMERQAPNVQRMHQLGAEVVAVDKGDRTLRAATDEAFRTWVADPEGVYYLLGSAVGPHPYPWLVRELQRIIGDEARSQFAEQAGGLPDALFACVGGGSNAIGLFHAFLGDEKVRIFGVEAGGKGLGPGENAASLSAGRPGVLHGSYSMLLYDDDGQVLETSSISAGLDYPGVGPEHALLQALGRVRYVTADDSEALESLAECCRLEGILPALEPAHAFFAARRWAAENPGTRLLIGLSGRGDKDMPTLTTQAVG
- a CDS encoding SLC13 family permease, with protein sequence MPEFPGAHAVMVMLLTVFALYLFTRDRIPLETAGMGVLLLLLLAFHFWPLEQDGELIRPTDFLLNLGHEALVTITALLVAGKGLETTGALRPVALFFTRLWTRQPLLAALLTLVGSAAFSAFVNNTPVVVMLLPVLTAAALHAKQAPSSILLPMGFATLIGGMSTVIGTSTNLLVVKLAEQDLGLPTFGMFSFSLPVLLVGSVAMVFLWLVAPRLVPERTLPLAKANLLFTSTLIIEPGGFADGKTVAEIRARTNNEMLITRIVRGNNVFLHGLDTLQIRAGDRLFVRDTMERLSEYEETLGASLPHGQDRFRDEPQQIAELVVTRGSPLDKRSVRAAHLDEIYGLVPLAIHRAGAREAPTHDLLNARLNTGDVLLVQASRAEIRRLATESAMLVLGRVVELPRAGRAKAAVGIMAAIIVPAALGWVPIVLTAVTGAGLMIAAKCLSWRNVRDAFNVPLTIIIVASLSLGQALIKTGAADWLAQVFVVLSGDLPIPLILSGLMLLMAILTNIVSNNAAAIIGTPIAYSFATGLGAPVEPFILAVIFGANMSFLTPIGYQTNLLIMSAGGYRRLDFLRIGAPLTLIMWLGFSLLLPMMYSL
- the ubiB gene encoding 2-polyprenylphenol 6-hydroxylase gives rise to the protein MRLLFRIIGIVRLLARYGLLRDAGVARPLRVPAWLLLARRRLKGESRGRRLREALQDLGPIFVKFGQNISTRPDLLPQDIAEELARLQDDVPPFPAEEARELLGGFYGRPVEEVFAEFEPEALAAASIAQVHAACLPDGEEVVVKLLRPGIRARIGRDVELLYGVARLASAWWPSTYRLRLVEVVEEYERTLGYELDLTREGANAARLKRSFAGSDIIHVPAVYWDYCRPDVLVMERIHGAPIRDVQALKDAGVDIPELAARGVQIFFTQVFRDSFFHADMHPGNVFVDISDPKNPRYAAVDFGIVGILDERDHHYLGQTLLAFFEQDYARLARLHLYWGWVAPDARAEDLEAAFRVIGEPIFARPLSECSFGRVLGRIFATAQEFDMHLQPQMLLLHKTLLNIEGLGRELYPELDLWETGYPLLKKWMARRAEPGRVMKELRRDLPELRYAVQRLPRALHRLLDRAEGAPSRRRERRPEGRRRLWRQLTGCTLLLVGAVLLGLQAQPPFLSWLAGAAGLLLVLSARPRA
- a CDS encoding phosphoribosylanthranilate isomerase, whose amino-acid sequence is MGRPADRHGPDARCGPTRADRRHAGRGPPEKAAVSLFVKICGVTRHDAVEAAVEAGADAIGFNFHPPSPRFLSPQRATALAGPVPGHVQRVAVMLRPQQAEWDEVLEGFRPDSLQADADCLAELRLPEDVGRLPVYRDHERFDTDNFSIEIPCLFESAVSGKGRPPSWERAALLARRTRVMLAGGLDPENVGEAVRRVRPWGVDVSSGVESSAGVKDPRQVRAFIRAAREADLA
- a CDS encoding tryptophan synthase subunit alpha, translated to MSSFVRRGCLDLQYGFVSSTMPGAERIRRAILEARRPALLPFFSAGHPSAGEFHSILEQLADAGDVVEIGVPFSDPMADGVTIQRASEAALANGVSLDWILRELKAHGDPGAPLVLMSYYNPLLAYGLENLAERCGECHVGGLIVPDLPWEECDSVRELFEDHGVGLVQMVTPATPAERMRTLCGGSGGFVYAVTVTGVTGGERRVSDEMTAYLQTVGECSTLPVCAGFGVRSAEQVRTLASVADGVIVGSAVVDCLERGEDPGDFLRSLRA